In one Parambassis ranga chromosome 6, fParRan2.1, whole genome shotgun sequence genomic region, the following are encoded:
- the LOC114437780 gene encoding uncharacterized protein LOC114437780, translating into MDPSTRVVSLDAQGNVVFTVVKPVMGIFQVSSDQTGSVAQGGMSLQGLAENTLVLPQATNSAPLDQNQMDMQHHVQPQVQAEEMTQHQELLPDPAVHSETSSQMPFAEVSSLLDPNMKGSKARKYLISYDEIKRRLQAPEKMSLRSLAAYTRVSRGPASKKTLLESLNVLGLTPSTTTSVSSSFSKLTEGDTRALCDDMRDFAHDYIDYGNMAKQLIPETNTVQHWSKIIETKNHLEDMRKCFKDPVNSGAFDNVTHGLGLGMLDVALDMIVMVIEQQIRILSGAAASDPADLGPPMRRIRKRNRKTRLMDNEKSHRMPGGVKEQGKVISRGKSRARARKKVTQEPGGGGGGSVPVETQVEQCKPDNVEGNVLTLVSVGYETVSSGLSAAETV; encoded by the exons ATGGACCCGTCCACCCGGGTGGTGAGTCTGGATGCACAGGGGAACGTGGTCTTCACGGTGGTGAAGCCGGTGATGGGCATCTTTCAGGTGTCGTCGGATCAAACGGGCAGTGTGGCGCAGGGTGGGATGAGCCTGCAGGGATTGGCGGAGAACACGCTAGTCCTCCCTCAGGCAACGAATTCGGCTCCCCTCGACCAGAACCAGATGGACATGCAGCATCATGTCCAGCCTCAGGTCCAGGCCGAGGAGATGACCCAGCACCAGGAACTGCTGCCAGACCCAGCTGTGCACTCGGAGACGAGCAGCCAGATGCCATTTGCAGAGGTGTCGTCTCTCCTGGATCCAAACATGAAAGGGTCGAAGGCTC GGAAGTATCTCATCTCATACGATGAAATTAAAAGACGGCTGCAGGCTCCAGAGAAGATGTCGCTGCGGTCTTTAGCGGCGTACACACGGGTCAGCCGAGGCCCCGCCAGCAAGAAAACACTGCTGGAGTCACTGAACGTTCTCGGCCTCACACCGAGCACAACGACCTCGgtgtcctcctctttctccaaaCTTACTGaag GTGACACCAGAGCGCTGTGTGATGACATGAGAGATTTTGCCCATGATTACATCGACTACGGCAACATGGCCAAACAGCTGATCCCAGAGACCAACACAGTCCAGCACTGGTCCAAAATCATTGAAACTAA GAACCACCTGGAGGATATGAGAAAATGCTTCAAGGACCCGGTGAACAGTGGTGCGTTCGACAACGTCACTCATGGCCTGGGACTTGGAATGCTGGATGTTGCACTGGACATGATCGTCATGGTAATCGAACAGCAGATCCGCATCCTGTCTGGCGCCGCGGCATCAGACCCAGCCGACCTGGGTCCACCCATGCGCCGTATTCGCAAGCGGAACCGCAAGACCCGCTTGATGGACAACGAGAAGTCACACAGGATGCCCGGAGGGGTGAAAGAGCAGGGGAAGGTCATTTCGAGAGGGAAGAGCCGAGCCAGAGCCCGGAAGAAGGTCACACAGGAACCTGGAGGAGGGGGCGGAGGCTCTGTCCCTGTGGAGACCCAGGTAGAGCAGTGCAAGCCAGACAACGTGGAGGGTAATGTCCTCACCCTGGTCTCAGTGGGTTATGAGACGGTTTCCAGTGGACTCAGTGCAGCTGAGACTGTTTGA
- the LOC114437781 gene encoding rap1 GTPase-GDP dissociation stimulator 1 has protein sequence MGHPNVPLSHKYTLPHRDRCRSSQLQPYTPNENLNNALGAIRVLGVELIADELKPHLNTVMTSIKEKKKGAAEQVVISGVLPILALSLRSRGPLRLPTAKLVAELARESVVRKGFGDAGLVTALLSVLTTTDQELLLHAALAISRMSYDSPKQQELLLRRGAVPRLVVILLRFPDQEALEEACLQALCNLSGMAVSEEAGMVWERGSSVRPGESVFHGVSPHTCGFASSVTLVRVCQWGPGQYAVNIEVFQRCSSSFWTLHGNKRTARWFPFSSLGSCSNFYKGIKFSTRNVPRTKSLRTRMFHTFL, from the exons ATGGGGCACCCGAACGTGCCGCtgtcacacaaatacacacttccTCACCGGGACCGATGCAGATCCAGCCAACTGCAGCCGTACACGCCAAATG AGAATCTGAACAATGCGTTAGGAGCCATCAGAGTCCTCGGCGTGGAGCTGATTGCAGACGAACTGAAGCCGCATCTAAACACAGTGATGACCAGCATTAAGGAGAAGA AGAAAGGTGCTGCTGAGCAGGTGGTGATCAGCGGTGTCCTGCCGATCCTGGCGCTGTCATTGAGGAGCAGGGGGCCTCTCCGCCTGCCCACCGCCAAACTAGTGGCCGAGCTGGCCAGGGAAT CTGTGGTTCGTAAAGGTTTTGGTGATGCTGGCTTGGTTACggcactgctgtctgtgctgaccACCACAGACCAGGAGCTGCTCCTTCACGCCGCACTGGCCATCTCTCGCATGTCCTATGACAGTC ctaAGCAGCAGGAGCTGTTGCTACGCCGTGGCGCGGTGCCCCGTCTTGTCGTCATCCTACTGCGGTTCCCGGATCAGGAGGCGCTGGAGGAGGCGTGCCTCCAGGCGCTCTGTAACCTCAGCGGCATGGCGGTGTCGGAGGAGGCCGGAATGGTTTGGGAGAGGGGTTCGTCCGTGAGGCCGGGAGAGTCCGTGTTCCACGGCGTGTCTCCTCACACCTGCGGCTTCGCCTCCTCTGTGACTCTGGTGCGCGTGTGTCAGTGGGGACCCGGTCAGTACGCCGTGAACATCGAGGTGTTCCAGCGCTGCTCGTCGTCCTTCTGGACCCTTCACGGCAATAAACGGACTGCTCGCTGGTTCCCCTTCTCCAGCCTGGGAAGCTGCTCCAATTTCTACAAAGGGATCAAGTTCTCCACCAGGAATGTTCCTCGGACAAAAAGTCTGAGGACCCGCATGTTCCACACGTTCCTCTGA
- the LOC114437505 gene encoding neoverrucotoxin subunit alpha-like: MASNQVTVSALASNQVSMPALGRPFTLGMLYDARKDELCTGITLWDRKTIDEKKITRPEKASIFKVTASDSIEEKSSLMDINASLKASFLGGLIEVGGSAKYLNDHKKFKNQSRVTLQYKATTRFEQLSVSQQQVKLAELPDKFVATHVVTGILYGANAFFVFDSERLDVSSTQKIEGHMQAAIRKIPSFSLEGEVDAKLSDEEKAATKKFSCKFYGDFILPSNPATFKDAVKTYMQLPNLLGNKEENAVPVKVWLTPLSYEVSLGLLRKAQDALEDMKEIEMRCNDALEDEIVDKFPEIKHKVRGFRDLCNNYTTKLQETMKEKFPAIKAGKEDGRSVEKLLDDREKSPFSHKNLDMWLEREINIIRSCVGMMDGTGIKIVQHQSELEKEVLTPGVDHTLCFAFTSLGTADPYLKEMENYLCSLGSQRDKNVTAPAEDQWYSSAEAVAKVRAMAEEFSNLAKGLKKSSRFRFLVAVLPDKDQKGAAIYHYKGGSLQPGRFSKPEIRDVKTVTDRRDLLWYATDLTLDPDTANYRLILSQENKKATRGVKQSYPDLPQRFDECPQVLCKEGLNGIHYWEVEWSNAAAGGEEFAVGVAYDESPRKGNNAVAGLGNNVYSWCFGWSQGLFKAWYKGVVWRDRVPPTGCKFGVFLNCPAGTLSFYSVSSNALRHLYTFQATFTQPLYPGLWVNCSYVALSPTV, encoded by the exons ATGGCCTCAAACCAGGTAACAGTGTCTGCCCTGGCCTCAAACCAGGTATCAATGCCTGCCCTGGGTCGTCCTTTCACTCTGGGGATGCTGTATGATGCTCGGAAAGATGAACTGTGCACAG GTATCACACTGTGGGATAGAAAAACTATCGATGAGAAAAAGATAACAAGACCTGAGAAGGCCTCCATATTTAAAGTCACTGCATCTGACTCCATTGAAGAAAAGTCCTCTCTGATGGACATCAATGCTTCTCTGAAGGCCAGTTTTCTGGGTGGCCTGATTGAAGTTGGAGGATCTGCAAAGTATCTGAATGACCACAAGAAGTTCAAGAATCAGAGCCGTGTGACCCTTCAGTACAAAGCTACAACTCGCTTTGAGCAGCTGTCAGTTTCTCAACAGCAGGTGAAACTGGCAGAACTTCCCGACAAGTTCGTTGCAACTCATGTGGTCACTGGAATCCTTTATGGGGCGAATGCGTTCTTTGTGTTTGACAGTGAGAGGTTGGATGTGAGCAGCACCCAGAAAATCGAGGGCCACATGCAGGCGGCCATACGAAAGATTCCCTCATTTAGTCTAGAGGGGGAAGTTGATGCCAAGCTGTCTGATGAAGAAAAGGCTGCAACAAAGAAATTCTCCTGTAAATTCTACGGAGACTTCATTCTTCCAAGTAACCCTGCAACATTTAAAGATGCAGTAAAGACCTACATGCAACTTCCAAACCTGCTGGGTAACAAAGAAGAGAACGCTGTCCCTGTCAAAGTCTGGCTGACACCACTCAGTTATGAGGTCAGCCTGGGGCTGCTGAGGAAGGCCCAGGATGCTCTAGAAGATATGAAGGAAATAGAAATGAGATGCAATGACGCTCTGGAAGATGAAATTGTTGATAAGTTTCCAGAGATCAAACACAAGGTTAGAGGTTTCCGTGACCTGTGCAACAATTACACCACCAAACTTCAAGAGACCATGAAGGAGAAGTTTCCTGCCATCAAGGCAGGTAAAGAAGACGGCAGATCAGTGGAAAAGCTCCTTGATGACAGGGAGAAGTCACCATTCAGCCACAAAAACTTAGACATGTGGCTCGAGAGAGAAATCAACATCATCCGGTCCTGCGTTGGGATGATGGATGGAACAGGGATAAAGATTGTTCAACATCAGTCAGAGCTGGAGAAAGAGGTTCTGACTCCAGGTGTAGATCACACTCTGTGCTTCGCTTTCACCTCCCTGGGAACTGCTGATCCATACCTTAAAGAGATGGAAAACTACCTTTGTTCACTTGGATCACAACGTGATAAAAATGTCACTGCACCTGCAGAAGATCAGTGGTACTCCTCAGCTGAAGCTGTAGCTAAAGTGAGAGCAATGGCAGAAGAGTTCAGCAACCTCGCCAAAGGTctgaagaagagcagcaggtTCCGCTTCCTCGTAGCAGTTCTTCCAGATAAGGACCAGAAAGGAGCAGCCATCTACCACTACAAGGGGGGCAGCCTGCAGCCTGGCAGGTTTTCAAAGCCTGAGATCCGTGATGTGAAGACTGTAACTGATCGAAGAGATCTGCTCTGGT ATGCCACTGATCTCACTCTGGACCCTGACACTGCAAATTACCGCCTCATTCTGTCTCAGGAAAATAAGAAGGCAACACGGGGAGTAAAGCAGTCATATCCTGATCTTCCACAGAGATTTGATGAATGTCCACAAGTCCTGTGCAAGGAGGGGCTGAACGGGATCCATTACTGGGAGGTAGAGTGGAgcaatgctgctgctggtggtgagGAATTTGCTGTAGGTGTTGCATATGATGAAAGTCCCAGGAAAGGAAACAACGCTGTGGCAGGGCTGGGAAATAATGTCTATTCTTGGTGTTTTGGCTGGAGTCAAGGACTCTTCAAAGCCTGGTATAAAGGTGTAGTGTGGCGTGACCGTGTTCCACCTACTGGGTGCAAGTTTGGTGTGTTTCTGAATTGTCCTGcaggcactctgtccttctacagtgTGTCCTCCAACGCTCTGAGACACCTCTACACCTTTCaggccacattcacacagccacTTTACCCCGGCTTGTGGGTGAATTGCAGCTACGTTGCCCTGAGTCCAACTGTGTAA